A DNA window from Streptomyces sp. 71268 contains the following coding sequences:
- a CDS encoding GNAT family protein, producing MALVDGPTTLRPIRLRDQRAWREVNRRNREWLRPWEATIPPPPPGGPVAQRPTYRQMVRHLRAEAHAGRMLPFVVDYQGRLAGQLTVAGITWGSMCSGHIGYWVDKAVAGRGVMPTAVALAVDHCFRSVGLHRVEVCIRPENIPSRRVVEKLGFREEGLRPRYLHIDGAWRDHLVFALTVEEVPDGLLSRWHRMSPGASPI from the coding sequence GTGGCGCTGGTGGACGGTCCCACGACCCTCCGCCCGATAAGGCTGCGCGACCAGCGCGCCTGGCGCGAGGTCAACCGCCGCAACCGCGAGTGGCTGCGCCCCTGGGAGGCGACGATCCCGCCGCCGCCCCCCGGCGGCCCGGTCGCCCAGCGGCCCACCTACCGGCAGATGGTCCGTCACCTGCGGGCCGAGGCGCACGCGGGGCGGATGCTGCCCTTCGTCGTCGACTACCAGGGCCGGCTGGCCGGTCAGTTGACGGTGGCCGGGATCACCTGGGGTTCCATGTGTTCCGGCCACATCGGCTACTGGGTGGACAAGGCGGTCGCCGGGCGCGGCGTCATGCCGACCGCGGTGGCGCTCGCCGTCGACCACTGCTTCCGCTCGGTCGGGCTGCACCGGGTGGAGGTCTGCATCCGTCCGGAGAACATCCCGAGCCGTCGCGTGGTGGAGAAGCTCGGGTTCCGCGAGGAGGGGTTGCGGCCCCGGTACCTGCACATCGACGGCGCGTGGCGGGACCACCTGGTCTTCGCGCTGACCGTGGAGGAGGTGCCGGACGGGCTGCTGAGCCGCTGGCACCGGATGAGCCCCGGTGCCTCACCGATATAG
- a CDS encoding MogA/MoaB family molybdenum cofactor biosynthesis protein, whose amino-acid sequence MTTPSPAGPLPEPPAQRPPADRPRYRALVVTASQRAAAGVYPDKGGPLLADGLSALGFLVEGPLVVPDGEPVGTALREAVAAAYDVVVTTGGTGISPTDRTPEMTRAVLDYEIPGIPEALRAEGLAKVPTAALSRGLAGVAGTTLIINLPGSSGGVRDGLAVLGRLLVHAVDQLRGGDHARPAGAAHPAAPGEPSGLTGQPAPAAPAGPPAPDAQSRPVGGAPDESAGSPR is encoded by the coding sequence ATGACGACCCCCTCGCCCGCGGGCCCACTTCCCGAGCCACCCGCCCAGCGCCCGCCGGCCGACCGGCCGCGCTACCGCGCCCTGGTGGTCACCGCCTCCCAGCGCGCCGCCGCCGGCGTCTACCCCGACAAGGGCGGCCCGCTGCTGGCCGACGGGCTGTCCGCGCTGGGCTTCCTGGTCGAGGGGCCGCTCGTGGTGCCGGACGGCGAGCCGGTCGGCACGGCCCTGCGGGAGGCGGTGGCCGCCGCGTACGACGTGGTCGTCACCACCGGGGGCACCGGCATCTCGCCCACCGACCGCACACCCGAGATGACGCGCGCCGTCCTCGACTACGAGATCCCGGGCATCCCGGAGGCGCTGCGGGCCGAGGGCCTGGCGAAGGTGCCGACGGCCGCGCTGTCCCGGGGGCTCGCGGGGGTGGCCGGCACCACCCTGATCATCAACCTGCCCGGCTCGTCGGGCGGGGTCCGGGACGGCCTCGCGGTGCTGGGCCGACTGCTGGTGCACGCCGTGGACCAGCTCCGGGGCGGCGACCACGCACGCCCCGCCGGGGCCGCGCACCCCGCCGCGCCGGGCGAGCCGAGCGGACTGACCGGGCAGCCGGCGCCCGCCGCCCCCGCCGGGCCGCCCGCACCGGACGCACAGAGCCGCCCCGTGGGAGGCGCCCCCGACGAGTCGGCCGGGAGCCCGCGCTGA